A genomic stretch from Lathyrus oleraceus cultivar Zhongwan6 chromosome 2, CAAS_Psat_ZW6_1.0, whole genome shotgun sequence includes:
- the LOC127119069 gene encoding uncharacterized protein LOC127119069 isoform X1 codes for MKCRRTKLRIQFRHQNPIRFGFAFIFTVGIAKSITEPTRVERETERHRESQTDKLMKVEDLPEKRFDTMITGLKCPMAFVGKMDAYSTCTSPMLACFYGHRMLYGLMQARIQLGLWRKLVLQLSLQCQYRLWRRCYGLDASLAAL; via the exons ATGAAATGTCGAAGAACGAAACTTCGGATTCAATTCCGTCACCAGAACCCCATTCGCTTCGGATTTGCCTTCATATTCACTGTCGGCATCGCGAAATCCATAACAGAACCAACTCGTGTCGAGCGCGAAACCGAACGGCACCGCGAGAGTCAAACGGATAAGTTAATGAAGGTAGAAGACTTACCGGAAAAGCGCTTTGATACGATGATTACAG GTTTGAAATGTCCAATGGCATTTGTAGGTAAGATGGATGCTTATTCTACCTGTACATCACCAATGTTAGCATGCTTTTATGGTCATCGAATGTTGTATGGTTTAATGCAGGCTAGGATTCAATTAGGTTTGTGGCGGAAACTTGTTTTGCAGTTGAGCTTGCAATGTCAGTATCGGCTTTGGCGCCGTTGTTATGGCTTGGATGCGTCGCTTGCAGCTTTGTAG
- the LOC127119069 gene encoding uncharacterized protein LOC127119069 isoform X2 encodes MKCRRTKLRIQFRHQNPIRFGFAFIFTVGIAKSITEPTRVERETERHRESQTDKLMKVEDLPEKRFDTMITGLKCPMAFVG; translated from the exons ATGAAATGTCGAAGAACGAAACTTCGGATTCAATTCCGTCACCAGAACCCCATTCGCTTCGGATTTGCCTTCATATTCACTGTCGGCATCGCGAAATCCATAACAGAACCAACTCGTGTCGAGCGCGAAACCGAACGGCACCGCGAGAGTCAAACGGATAAGTTAATGAAGGTAGAAGACTTACCGGAAAAGCGCTTTGATACGATGATTACAG GTTTGAAATGTCCAATGGCATTTGTAG GCTAG